The following proteins are encoded in a genomic region of Triticum dicoccoides isolate Atlit2015 ecotype Zavitan chromosome 1B, WEW_v2.0, whole genome shotgun sequence:
- the LOC119322443 gene encoding uncharacterized protein LOC119322443 isoform X2: protein MEQEPSGNSPLPLHPGDACNSFLQSPAPEILTLAEAAAMMRKRNMHKEQNLPFAPNPTLEEQGEKEKKERKRVEQILLSPSTSVAAETPIQEQEVNVIKKQKRRRGQEPSGKSQEPLDSSPLLLHPGHVSEPLLAASLLQSPAPGILTLEEATVMMRKRKIHKEQKVDALPFAQNPTLEEHGEDAMMAKKKKKRKCVEQIFSSPSTSVATETPIQEQEMKVTRKQKQRMGLEASSNMPLPLHHSHVSEHPLAVPFLQAAAPEILTLKQAAAMMRKRNMHKEEKVDALPFAQNPTLEEQQEEAMMVTKKKKHKRVEQILSPPSTSVAVETTIQEQEVKKQKLRRRQEPSGNSPLPLHPGHASKPLLAAPFLQSPAPKILTLGEAAVAVTMGKRKMRKEQKVDALSFAQNPTLAEEQGEEAMTMMTKKERKHVEQILSSPTSVAAETPIQEQEVKVTKKQKQRRGHEPSAKSTLPLDRGQSRCVQSHGAKAPPKQDGENDGCKGIKKSNGKKPRVRVLNNRELIQEARKQPQPLPEGFVPFSNFVASCTEQNADHSSPCSAFFDQFRYNPVCEDRKPPLPRTPDRLTRLPPRGYSSFESSQLAANEVSRPDTTLASKTKQQDSGSGSQEKVSVEVKENPENKTREKKQRRLSGKSRLPFDSSRTCCVQLQGTKALPEQDQETDAPKVNNIEKSNSKKAHVCAPSKCELFKEMTKEQTLTEGFLAPKDLVSNCTEQSPNYSSPSGASFDPFCYRSARQDLNPQPSRSTDHLPFELSELTTSETSNTFKANNSVQSKSKKKDSGSSSTSGSQKKQNVKEKTTPEKKTRIRKPRPVFTTAEKRSDKYRRVPLDQLVPPPRSPHNLLQEKYASDPWKVMLICMFLNLTQGIQVKRMLEGFFERYPDPWSAINADPDKMAEYLSPLGLQHVKTRNIKKLSKQYVGNEWTHITQLCGVGKYAADAYAIFCAGRAREVVPDDHKLVDYWNYVCFELPMTQSVAIGSSPDQILARRGCPRPSSRSPLLCHRLPVPTRWISPVPVHVQ from the exons ATGGAGCAGGAGCCATCCGGCAACTCGCCGTTGCCACTTCACCCCGGCGATGCCTGTAACTCATTCCTCCAGTCCCCCGCTCCCGAAATCCTAACGTTGGCAGAGGCGGCggcgatgatgaggaagaggaaTATGCATAAAGAGCAGAATCTTCCTTTTGCCCCAAATCCTACCTTAGaggagcaaggggagaaggagaagaaggagcgcAAGCGTGTGGAGCAGATTTTGCTATCTCCTTCTACATCTGTTGCTGCTGAAACCCCGATTCAGGAGCAGGAGGTGAATGTGATAAAGAAACAGAAAAGGAGGAGGGGCCAGGAACCATCCGGCAAATCACAGGAGCCATTAGACAGTTCGCCATTGCTACTTCACCCCGGACATGTCTCTGAGCCCCTACTAGCTGCCTCACTCCTTCAGTCCCCCGCTCCCGGAATCCTAACATTGGAAGAGGCCACGGTGATGATGAGGAAAAGGAAGATTCATAAAGAGCAGAAGGTGGATGCGCTGCCTTTTGCCCAAAATCCAACCTTAGAGGAGCATGGGGAGGATGCcatgatggcgaagaagaagaaaaagcgcAAGTGCGTGGAGCAGATATTCTCATCTCCTTCAACATCTGTTGCTACTGAAACTCCAATTCAGGAGCAGGAGATGAAGGTGACCAGGAAACAGAAGCAGAGGATGGGGCTGGAAGCATCCAGCAACATGCCGTTGCCACTTCACCACAGTCATGTCTCCGAGCACCCACTCGCTGTCCCATTCCTTCAAGCCGCCGCTCCTGAAATCCTAACGCTCAAACAGGCGGCAGCGATGATGAGAAAAAGGAATATGCATAAAGAGGAGAAGGTGGACGCGCTGCCTTTTGCCCAGAATCCTACCTTAGAGGAGCAGCAGGAGGAGGCCATGATGGTGACAAAAAAGAAAAAGCACAAGCGCGTGGAGCAGATATTGTCACCTCCTTCAACAtctgttgctgtagaaactacaatTCAGGAGCAGGAGGTGAAGAAACAGAAGCTGAGGAGAAGGCAGGAGCCATCCGGCAACTCGCCATTGCCACTTCACCCTGGCCATGCCTCTAAGCCCCTACTCGCTGCGCCATTCCTTCAGTCGCCCGCTCCCAAAATTCTAACGTTGGgagaggcggcggtggcggtgacGATGGGGAAGAGGAAGATGCGTAAGGAGCAGAAGGTGGATGCGCTGTCTTTTGCTCAAAATCCTACACTGGCGGAAGAGCAGGGGGAGGAGGCCATGACCATGATGACTAAAAAGGAGCGCAAGCATGTAGAGCAGATACTGTCATCTCCTACATCTGTTGCGGCCGAAACCCCAATCCAGGAGCAGGAGGTGAAGGTGACCAAGAAACAGAAGCAGAGGAGGGGACATGAACCATCTGCCAAGTCAACATTACCACTTGACCGTGGCCAGAGTCGCTGTGTTCAATCACATGGAGCCAAAGCTCCACCAAAACAAGATGGAGAGAATGATGGCTGCAAGGGTATTAAAAAAAGCAATGGCAAGAAACCCCGTGTCCGTGTCCTCAACAACCGTGAGCTCATCCAGGAGGCAAGAAAGCAGCCGCAGCCGCTGCCCGAAGGCTTTGTGCCGTTCAGCAATTTTGTTGCCAGTTGCACAGAGCAGAACGCTGACCATTCATCGCCTTGCAGTGCATTCTTTGACCAGTTTCGCTATAACCCTGTCTGCGAAGATCGCAAACCCCCACTTCCCAGAACCCCTGATCGTCTGACCAGGTTGCCACCTCGAGGTTACTCATCATTTGAGTCATCTCAGCTCGCTGCAAATGAAGTTTCCAGGCCTGACACCACTCTAGCGTCCAAGACAAAGCAGCAAGATTCAGGTTCAGgatcacaagagaaagttagtgtaGAAGTAAAGGAAAACCCTGAAAACAAGACgagggagaagaagcaaaggagaCTATCTGGCAAGTCACGATTGCCATTTGACTCCAGCCGGACTTGCTGTGTTCAGCTACAAGGAACCAAAGCTCTACCAGAGCAGGACCAAGAAACTGATGCTCCAAAGGTTAACAATATTGAAAAAAGTAACAGCAAGAAGGCCCATGTCTGTGCTCCCAGCAAATGCGAACTCTTCAAGGAGATGACAAAGGAGCAGACACTGACTGAAGGCTTTTTGGCACCCAAAGATTTGGTTTCCAATTGCACTGAGCAGAGTCCCAATTATTCATCGCCTTCTGGTGCATCCTTTGATCCGTTCTGCTACAGATCTGCTCGGCAAGATCTCAATCCCCAACCTTCTAGAAGCACTGATCATCTACCATTTGAGTTGTCTGAGCTCACTACGAGTGAAACCTCCAACACTTTCAAGGCTAACAATTCTGTGCAGTCCAAGTCAAAGAAGAAAGATTCAGGTTCAAGCTCCACCTCAGGCTCACAGAAGAAACAAAATGTAAAAGAAAAGACAACCCCTGAGAAGAAGACGAGGATCAGGAAACCACGACCAGTGTTTACCACTGCTGAGAAGCGCTCAGACAAATACCGGCGCGTACCCTTGGACCAGCTGGTACCACCGCCACGCTCTCCTCATAATCTCTTGCAGGAGAAGTACGCCTCTGACCCGTGGAAGGTTATGCTCATCTGCATGTTCCTCAACTTAACACAGGGTATACAG GTCAAGAGGATGTTGGAGGGCTTCTTTGAACGCTATCCTGACCCTTGGTCTGCAATTAACGCTGATCCTGACAAGATGGCGGAGTATCTATCTCCTCTAGGGTTGCAGCATGTGAAGACACGCAATATCAAGAAATTGTCCAAGCAGTATGTTGGAAATGAATGGACCCATATTACGCAGCTTTGTGGCGTCGGCAA GTACGCAGCTGATGCTTATGCAATATTTTGTGCGGGTAGGGCGAGGGAGGTGGTACCTGATGATCACAAGTTAGTTGACTACTGGAACTATGTCTGCTTTGAGTTGCCCATGACGCAG AGCGTAGCCATCGGCTCCTCCCCTGATCAAATTCTTGCACGAAGAGGCTGCCCGCGCCCCTCCTCTCGGAGTCCCCTGCTGTGCCACCGCCTGCCCGTTCCCACTCG ATGGATTAGTCCAGTTCCAGTACATGTTCAGTGA
- the LOC119322443 gene encoding uncharacterized protein LOC119322443 isoform X3, with translation MEQEPSGNSPLPLHPGDACNSFLQSPAPEILTLAEAAAMMRKRNMHKEQNLPFAPNPTLEEQGEKEKKERKRVEQILLSPSTSVAAETPIQEQEVNVIKKQKRRRGQEPSGKSQEPLDSSPLLLHPGHVSEPLLAASLLQSPAPGILTLEEATVMMRKRKIHKEQKVDALPFAQNPTLEEHGEDAMMAKKKKKRKCVEQIFSSPSTSVATETPIQEQEMKVTRKQKQRMGLEASSNMPLPLHHSHVSEHPLAVPFLQAAAPEILTLKQAAAMMRKRNMHKEEKVDALPFAQNPTLEEQQEEAMMVTKKKKHKRVEQILSPPSTSVAVETTIQEQEVKKQKLRRRQEPSGNSPLPLHPGHASKPLLAAPFLQSPAPKILTLGEAAVAVTMGKRKMRKEQKVDALSFAQNPTLAEEQGEEAMTMMTKKERKHVEQILSSPTSVAAETPIQEQEVKVTKKQKQRRGHEPSAKSTLPLDRGQSRCVQSHGAKAPPKQDGENDGCKGIKKSNGKKPRVRVLNNRELIQEARKQPQPLPEGFVPFSNFVASCTEQNADHSSPCSAFFDQFRYNPVCEDRKPPLPRTPDRLTRLPPRGYSSFESSQLAANEVSRPDTTLASKTKQQDSGSGSQEKVSVEVKENPENKTREKKQRRLSGKSRLPFDSSRTCCVQLQGTKALPEQDQETDAPKVNNIEKSNSKKAHVCAPSKCELFKEMTKEQTLTEGFLAPKDLVSNCTEQSPNYSSPSGASFDPFCYRSARQDLNPQPSRSTDHLPFELSELTTSETSNTFKANNSVQSKSKKKDSGSSSTSGSQKKQNVKEKTTPEKKTRIRKPRPVFTTAEKRSDKYRRVPLDQLVPPPRSPHNLLQEKYASDPWKVMLICMFLNLTQGIQVKRMLEGFFERYPDPWSAINADPDKMAEYLSPLGLQHVKTRNIKKLSKQYVGNEWTHITQLCGVGKYAADAYAIFCAGRAREVVPDDHKLVDYWNYVCFELPMTQSVAIGSSPDQILARRGCPRPSSRSPLLCHRLPVPTR, from the exons ATGGAGCAGGAGCCATCCGGCAACTCGCCGTTGCCACTTCACCCCGGCGATGCCTGTAACTCATTCCTCCAGTCCCCCGCTCCCGAAATCCTAACGTTGGCAGAGGCGGCggcgatgatgaggaagaggaaTATGCATAAAGAGCAGAATCTTCCTTTTGCCCCAAATCCTACCTTAGaggagcaaggggagaaggagaagaaggagcgcAAGCGTGTGGAGCAGATTTTGCTATCTCCTTCTACATCTGTTGCTGCTGAAACCCCGATTCAGGAGCAGGAGGTGAATGTGATAAAGAAACAGAAAAGGAGGAGGGGCCAGGAACCATCCGGCAAATCACAGGAGCCATTAGACAGTTCGCCATTGCTACTTCACCCCGGACATGTCTCTGAGCCCCTACTAGCTGCCTCACTCCTTCAGTCCCCCGCTCCCGGAATCCTAACATTGGAAGAGGCCACGGTGATGATGAGGAAAAGGAAGATTCATAAAGAGCAGAAGGTGGATGCGCTGCCTTTTGCCCAAAATCCAACCTTAGAGGAGCATGGGGAGGATGCcatgatggcgaagaagaagaaaaagcgcAAGTGCGTGGAGCAGATATTCTCATCTCCTTCAACATCTGTTGCTACTGAAACTCCAATTCAGGAGCAGGAGATGAAGGTGACCAGGAAACAGAAGCAGAGGATGGGGCTGGAAGCATCCAGCAACATGCCGTTGCCACTTCACCACAGTCATGTCTCCGAGCACCCACTCGCTGTCCCATTCCTTCAAGCCGCCGCTCCTGAAATCCTAACGCTCAAACAGGCGGCAGCGATGATGAGAAAAAGGAATATGCATAAAGAGGAGAAGGTGGACGCGCTGCCTTTTGCCCAGAATCCTACCTTAGAGGAGCAGCAGGAGGAGGCCATGATGGTGACAAAAAAGAAAAAGCACAAGCGCGTGGAGCAGATATTGTCACCTCCTTCAACAtctgttgctgtagaaactacaatTCAGGAGCAGGAGGTGAAGAAACAGAAGCTGAGGAGAAGGCAGGAGCCATCCGGCAACTCGCCATTGCCACTTCACCCTGGCCATGCCTCTAAGCCCCTACTCGCTGCGCCATTCCTTCAGTCGCCCGCTCCCAAAATTCTAACGTTGGgagaggcggcggtggcggtgacGATGGGGAAGAGGAAGATGCGTAAGGAGCAGAAGGTGGATGCGCTGTCTTTTGCTCAAAATCCTACACTGGCGGAAGAGCAGGGGGAGGAGGCCATGACCATGATGACTAAAAAGGAGCGCAAGCATGTAGAGCAGATACTGTCATCTCCTACATCTGTTGCGGCCGAAACCCCAATCCAGGAGCAGGAGGTGAAGGTGACCAAGAAACAGAAGCAGAGGAGGGGACATGAACCATCTGCCAAGTCAACATTACCACTTGACCGTGGCCAGAGTCGCTGTGTTCAATCACATGGAGCCAAAGCTCCACCAAAACAAGATGGAGAGAATGATGGCTGCAAGGGTATTAAAAAAAGCAATGGCAAGAAACCCCGTGTCCGTGTCCTCAACAACCGTGAGCTCATCCAGGAGGCAAGAAAGCAGCCGCAGCCGCTGCCCGAAGGCTTTGTGCCGTTCAGCAATTTTGTTGCCAGTTGCACAGAGCAGAACGCTGACCATTCATCGCCTTGCAGTGCATTCTTTGACCAGTTTCGCTATAACCCTGTCTGCGAAGATCGCAAACCCCCACTTCCCAGAACCCCTGATCGTCTGACCAGGTTGCCACCTCGAGGTTACTCATCATTTGAGTCATCTCAGCTCGCTGCAAATGAAGTTTCCAGGCCTGACACCACTCTAGCGTCCAAGACAAAGCAGCAAGATTCAGGTTCAGgatcacaagagaaagttagtgtaGAAGTAAAGGAAAACCCTGAAAACAAGACgagggagaagaagcaaaggagaCTATCTGGCAAGTCACGATTGCCATTTGACTCCAGCCGGACTTGCTGTGTTCAGCTACAAGGAACCAAAGCTCTACCAGAGCAGGACCAAGAAACTGATGCTCCAAAGGTTAACAATATTGAAAAAAGTAACAGCAAGAAGGCCCATGTCTGTGCTCCCAGCAAATGCGAACTCTTCAAGGAGATGACAAAGGAGCAGACACTGACTGAAGGCTTTTTGGCACCCAAAGATTTGGTTTCCAATTGCACTGAGCAGAGTCCCAATTATTCATCGCCTTCTGGTGCATCCTTTGATCCGTTCTGCTACAGATCTGCTCGGCAAGATCTCAATCCCCAACCTTCTAGAAGCACTGATCATCTACCATTTGAGTTGTCTGAGCTCACTACGAGTGAAACCTCCAACACTTTCAAGGCTAACAATTCTGTGCAGTCCAAGTCAAAGAAGAAAGATTCAGGTTCAAGCTCCACCTCAGGCTCACAGAAGAAACAAAATGTAAAAGAAAAGACAACCCCTGAGAAGAAGACGAGGATCAGGAAACCACGACCAGTGTTTACCACTGCTGAGAAGCGCTCAGACAAATACCGGCGCGTACCCTTGGACCAGCTGGTACCACCGCCACGCTCTCCTCATAATCTCTTGCAGGAGAAGTACGCCTCTGACCCGTGGAAGGTTATGCTCATCTGCATGTTCCTCAACTTAACACAGGGTATACAG GTCAAGAGGATGTTGGAGGGCTTCTTTGAACGCTATCCTGACCCTTGGTCTGCAATTAACGCTGATCCTGACAAGATGGCGGAGTATCTATCTCCTCTAGGGTTGCAGCATGTGAAGACACGCAATATCAAGAAATTGTCCAAGCAGTATGTTGGAAATGAATGGACCCATATTACGCAGCTTTGTGGCGTCGGCAA GTACGCAGCTGATGCTTATGCAATATTTTGTGCGGGTAGGGCGAGGGAGGTGGTACCTGATGATCACAAGTTAGTTGACTACTGGAACTATGTCTGCTTTGAGTTGCCCATGACGCAG AGCGTAGCCATCGGCTCCTCCCCTGATCAAATTCTTGCACGAAGAGGCTGCCCGCGCCCCTCCTCTCGGAGTCCCCTGCTGTGCCACCGCCTGCCCGTTCCCACTCGGTG A
- the LOC119322443 gene encoding uncharacterized protein LOC119322443 isoform X1 yields MEQEPSGNSPLPLHPGDACNSFLQSPAPEILTLAEAAAMMRKRNMHKEQNLPFAPNPTLEEQGEKEKKERKRVEQILLSPSTSVAAETPIQEQEVNVIKKQKRRRGQEPSGKSQEPLDSSPLLLHPGHVSEPLLAASLLQSPAPGILTLEEATVMMRKRKIHKEQKVDALPFAQNPTLEEHGEDAMMAKKKKKRKCVEQIFSSPSTSVATETPIQEQEMKVTRKQKQRMGLEASSNMPLPLHHSHVSEHPLAVPFLQAAAPEILTLKQAAAMMRKRNMHKEEKVDALPFAQNPTLEEQQEEAMMVTKKKKHKRVEQILSPPSTSVAVETTIQEQEVKKQKLRRRQEPSGNSPLPLHPGHASKPLLAAPFLQSPAPKILTLGEAAVAVTMGKRKMRKEQKVDALSFAQNPTLAEEQGEEAMTMMTKKERKHVEQILSSPTSVAAETPIQEQEVKVTKKQKQRRGHEPSAKSTLPLDRGQSRCVQSHGAKAPPKQDGENDGCKGIKKSNGKKPRVRVLNNRELIQEARKQPQPLPEGFVPFSNFVASCTEQNADHSSPCSAFFDQFRYNPVCEDRKPPLPRTPDRLTRLPPRGYSSFESSQLAANEVSRPDTTLASKTKQQDSGSGSQEKVSVEVKENPENKTREKKQRRLSGKSRLPFDSSRTCCVQLQGTKALPEQDQETDAPKVNNIEKSNSKKAHVCAPSKCELFKEMTKEQTLTEGFLAPKDLVSNCTEQSPNYSSPSGASFDPFCYRSARQDLNPQPSRSTDHLPFELSELTTSETSNTFKANNSVQSKSKKKDSGSSSTSGSQKKQNVKEKTTPEKKTRIRKPRPVFTTAEKRSDKYRRVPLDQLVPPPRSPHNLLQEKYASDPWKVMLICMFLNLTQGIQVKRMLEGFFERYPDPWSAINADPDKMAEYLSPLGLQHVKTRNIKKLSKQYVGNEWTHITQLCGVGKYAADAYAIFCAGRAREVVPDDHKLVDYWNYVCFELPMTQSVAIGSSPDQILARRGCPRPSSRSPLLCHRLPVPTRCRWISPVPVHVQ; encoded by the exons ATGGAGCAGGAGCCATCCGGCAACTCGCCGTTGCCACTTCACCCCGGCGATGCCTGTAACTCATTCCTCCAGTCCCCCGCTCCCGAAATCCTAACGTTGGCAGAGGCGGCggcgatgatgaggaagaggaaTATGCATAAAGAGCAGAATCTTCCTTTTGCCCCAAATCCTACCTTAGaggagcaaggggagaaggagaagaaggagcgcAAGCGTGTGGAGCAGATTTTGCTATCTCCTTCTACATCTGTTGCTGCTGAAACCCCGATTCAGGAGCAGGAGGTGAATGTGATAAAGAAACAGAAAAGGAGGAGGGGCCAGGAACCATCCGGCAAATCACAGGAGCCATTAGACAGTTCGCCATTGCTACTTCACCCCGGACATGTCTCTGAGCCCCTACTAGCTGCCTCACTCCTTCAGTCCCCCGCTCCCGGAATCCTAACATTGGAAGAGGCCACGGTGATGATGAGGAAAAGGAAGATTCATAAAGAGCAGAAGGTGGATGCGCTGCCTTTTGCCCAAAATCCAACCTTAGAGGAGCATGGGGAGGATGCcatgatggcgaagaagaagaaaaagcgcAAGTGCGTGGAGCAGATATTCTCATCTCCTTCAACATCTGTTGCTACTGAAACTCCAATTCAGGAGCAGGAGATGAAGGTGACCAGGAAACAGAAGCAGAGGATGGGGCTGGAAGCATCCAGCAACATGCCGTTGCCACTTCACCACAGTCATGTCTCCGAGCACCCACTCGCTGTCCCATTCCTTCAAGCCGCCGCTCCTGAAATCCTAACGCTCAAACAGGCGGCAGCGATGATGAGAAAAAGGAATATGCATAAAGAGGAGAAGGTGGACGCGCTGCCTTTTGCCCAGAATCCTACCTTAGAGGAGCAGCAGGAGGAGGCCATGATGGTGACAAAAAAGAAAAAGCACAAGCGCGTGGAGCAGATATTGTCACCTCCTTCAACAtctgttgctgtagaaactacaatTCAGGAGCAGGAGGTGAAGAAACAGAAGCTGAGGAGAAGGCAGGAGCCATCCGGCAACTCGCCATTGCCACTTCACCCTGGCCATGCCTCTAAGCCCCTACTCGCTGCGCCATTCCTTCAGTCGCCCGCTCCCAAAATTCTAACGTTGGgagaggcggcggtggcggtgacGATGGGGAAGAGGAAGATGCGTAAGGAGCAGAAGGTGGATGCGCTGTCTTTTGCTCAAAATCCTACACTGGCGGAAGAGCAGGGGGAGGAGGCCATGACCATGATGACTAAAAAGGAGCGCAAGCATGTAGAGCAGATACTGTCATCTCCTACATCTGTTGCGGCCGAAACCCCAATCCAGGAGCAGGAGGTGAAGGTGACCAAGAAACAGAAGCAGAGGAGGGGACATGAACCATCTGCCAAGTCAACATTACCACTTGACCGTGGCCAGAGTCGCTGTGTTCAATCACATGGAGCCAAAGCTCCACCAAAACAAGATGGAGAGAATGATGGCTGCAAGGGTATTAAAAAAAGCAATGGCAAGAAACCCCGTGTCCGTGTCCTCAACAACCGTGAGCTCATCCAGGAGGCAAGAAAGCAGCCGCAGCCGCTGCCCGAAGGCTTTGTGCCGTTCAGCAATTTTGTTGCCAGTTGCACAGAGCAGAACGCTGACCATTCATCGCCTTGCAGTGCATTCTTTGACCAGTTTCGCTATAACCCTGTCTGCGAAGATCGCAAACCCCCACTTCCCAGAACCCCTGATCGTCTGACCAGGTTGCCACCTCGAGGTTACTCATCATTTGAGTCATCTCAGCTCGCTGCAAATGAAGTTTCCAGGCCTGACACCACTCTAGCGTCCAAGACAAAGCAGCAAGATTCAGGTTCAGgatcacaagagaaagttagtgtaGAAGTAAAGGAAAACCCTGAAAACAAGACgagggagaagaagcaaaggagaCTATCTGGCAAGTCACGATTGCCATTTGACTCCAGCCGGACTTGCTGTGTTCAGCTACAAGGAACCAAAGCTCTACCAGAGCAGGACCAAGAAACTGATGCTCCAAAGGTTAACAATATTGAAAAAAGTAACAGCAAGAAGGCCCATGTCTGTGCTCCCAGCAAATGCGAACTCTTCAAGGAGATGACAAAGGAGCAGACACTGACTGAAGGCTTTTTGGCACCCAAAGATTTGGTTTCCAATTGCACTGAGCAGAGTCCCAATTATTCATCGCCTTCTGGTGCATCCTTTGATCCGTTCTGCTACAGATCTGCTCGGCAAGATCTCAATCCCCAACCTTCTAGAAGCACTGATCATCTACCATTTGAGTTGTCTGAGCTCACTACGAGTGAAACCTCCAACACTTTCAAGGCTAACAATTCTGTGCAGTCCAAGTCAAAGAAGAAAGATTCAGGTTCAAGCTCCACCTCAGGCTCACAGAAGAAACAAAATGTAAAAGAAAAGACAACCCCTGAGAAGAAGACGAGGATCAGGAAACCACGACCAGTGTTTACCACTGCTGAGAAGCGCTCAGACAAATACCGGCGCGTACCCTTGGACCAGCTGGTACCACCGCCACGCTCTCCTCATAATCTCTTGCAGGAGAAGTACGCCTCTGACCCGTGGAAGGTTATGCTCATCTGCATGTTCCTCAACTTAACACAGGGTATACAG GTCAAGAGGATGTTGGAGGGCTTCTTTGAACGCTATCCTGACCCTTGGTCTGCAATTAACGCTGATCCTGACAAGATGGCGGAGTATCTATCTCCTCTAGGGTTGCAGCATGTGAAGACACGCAATATCAAGAAATTGTCCAAGCAGTATGTTGGAAATGAATGGACCCATATTACGCAGCTTTGTGGCGTCGGCAA GTACGCAGCTGATGCTTATGCAATATTTTGTGCGGGTAGGGCGAGGGAGGTGGTACCTGATGATCACAAGTTAGTTGACTACTGGAACTATGTCTGCTTTGAGTTGCCCATGACGCAG AGCGTAGCCATCGGCTCCTCCCCTGATCAAATTCTTGCACGAAGAGGCTGCCCGCGCCCCTCCTCTCGGAGTCCCCTGCTGTGCCACCGCCTGCCCGTTCCCACTCGGTG CAGATGGATTAGTCCAGTTCCAGTACATGTTCAGTGA